From the genome of Glycine max cultivar Williams 82 chromosome 2, Glycine_max_v4.0, whole genome shotgun sequence, one region includes:
- the LOC100527152 gene encoding uncharacterized protein LOC100527152, giving the protein MARSLVMIHPLPSISHIGFTVMSLMVCAIALLMCASHSRKWPKWISCYAFVEEPVIEFNNEAVMNTCDERQEDGSLWQKNILMGGKCQLPDFSGVIIYDSDGNIVNPARTSPPLLTWK; this is encoded by the coding sequence ATGGCTCGGTCACTGGTAATGATCCACCCTCTACCAAGCATTTCACATATTGGCTTCACTGTTATGAGCCTTATGGTGTGTGCCATTGCATTGCTTATGTGTGCTTCTCATTCACGCAAATGGCCTAAGTGGATCTCTTGCTATGCCTTCGTAGAAGAACCTGTCATAGAATTCAACAATGAAGCTGTCATGAACACTTGTGATGAGCGACAAGAAGATGGCTCACTTTGGCAGAAGAACATTCTAATGGGTGGGAAGTGCCAGCTCCCTGATTTCTCTGGTGTCATAATATATGATTCTGATGGCAATATAGTTAATCCT